One window from the genome of Eucalyptus grandis isolate ANBG69807.140 chromosome 7, ASM1654582v1, whole genome shotgun sequence encodes:
- the LOC104454391 gene encoding uncharacterized protein LOC104454391: MMGLWSKEERSRRVLRGVKTVFFLITMLISLLLFSAPILLVIADALLPSALLSASLSPSSPSLQDGLSAHFADYDFRYSLIDIPLVSIVRSAIIICVYSLCDGPRLSRGPYLGITTVCSLLSLAFVSLKASYVLSVPNTSRGGYARALEMALFMSSWLLAIGHVVVAYKISCRERRKLLVYKIDIEAVSACKNGFPRYQKILQEEREK, from the exons ATGATGGGGTTGTGGTCCAAGGAGGAGCGGTCGAGAAGGGTGCTGCGGGGGGTGAAGAccgtcttcttcctcatcacCATGCtcatctccctcctcctcttctccgccCCGATCCTCCTCGTCATCGCCGACGCGCTCTTGCCCTCGGCCCTGCTCTCCGCCTCGCTCTCCCCCTCCTCGCCGTCCCTGCAGGACGGGCTCTCCGCCCACTTCGCCGACTACGACTTCCGATACTCCCTCATCGATATCCCCCTCGTGTCGATCGTCAGATCGGCTATCATCATCT GTGTGTACAGCTTGTGTGATGGACCGAGGCTTTCAAGAGGGCCGTACTTGGGAATCACGACCGTTTGCTCATTGCTGTCCCTGGCGTTTGTCTCGTTGAAGGCTTCCTACGTGCTCAGTGTACCGAATACAAGCAGAGGAGGATATGCCAGAGCTTTGGAGATGGCTCTGTTCATGTCTTCTTGGCTTCTGGCGATTGGCCATGTCGTTGTGGCGTATAAGATCAGTTGCCGGGAAAGAAGAAAGCTTCTCGTTTACAAGATTGACATTGAAGCT GTCTCCGCTTGCAAGAATGGGTTCCCCAGATATCAGAAGATTCtccaggaagagagagagaaatga